actttctgtaGCCAGTATGGTGTCCTCTCTCCCTTGGGTGAAAATCACAATTCGCTGCCTCTTTGAGTTGACTTTTGGCAGAGCCTGTGTCTTTCTGGCTATTTCTTTAATGTCTTCAGTCTCAAAGCCTTGCTATCTAGCAAAAGTGGCAGCTTCCACCTCGTTTCCAAAAAGTATGTCAACAAAAGGCATAACTTTTATCAATGATTCCTTGTAGAACTGACTAATAAATGGTGCAGACAGATTCAAAGtgaaaattctgttgttttcagaaGCATGGTGAGCCACTTTTAAAACCGACTCTGGAGAAACTGTGAGGAAAAAACCTGCTATATAATAAACTCTCGCTTTGTCTACCAATATCCAGTTTTTCTCCATATCAAgatgtttttccttttgataaCAGTTGGCAGCAGCAAGACTAGCTACAAGTCAGCTGTTGCCACCAGTGATGCATGCAGCACAAGTTCCTGTTGGCTGCTTATGCTGTTCATAGTAATGAGCAtccacatgggcttcagcagcttTTTTCTTCAGGATCTCCCCAAATTTATCTATCCCAATGCATCCAAAAAATGTTGCTGCTTTGTGTGGCTGCTGAATCATCCACTGGGCCACTTTAATTGAATTCTGGGTAGAGCCACCAGAATGAtattcaacttttaatttttttacaagtTCATCAAACAGTTCCTTATGTTTCTCTTCAGCCAAAATCTGGTCATTAGGTTTAAGAGAATACTTATCAAGGAAATCCTTATCCACTACAGCAGTGATGTCAAGAAGAGGATTTCCCATTCCAAAGAGAATATTTTCACTGATGGCCATCATAGCTTCACCTTCCAGCCCCACGCGACAGCGCTCACGTCCGATGCTCTGCGTCCGCACGGGTGGCAGCAGCAGGTACCACAGCCACTGCTTCTGGGCTCAAGCACTCCGCGACCCGGGAGCGCGTCCTCACACACCCCGCGCGCAGgcgtcccctctccccaccccacccccatttttatgtttttaaatgagcCATGCAAATCCTTCCTTAAAGCTAAATTTCTTCTCTTACCTAAGTTTTCCCCAAGTTCTTCCCTGAACACTGATATAGCTCTGTCCTTGACACTTCATCACTTTCTTCCTACAACAATAGTTTAAAATCTAAATTCTTTgctcaaaataaaaaatcttgcCTAGTTAACTCTCATCTATTttaagtgtgtgtgcgtgcacttagttgctcagtcacatctgactcttgcgaccccatagactggagccagctaggctcctctgttcatgggattctccaggcaagaatattggagtgggttgccatttccttctccaggggaatcttcccaacccagggatcaaacccagttctcctgcattgcagtcagactctttaccgcCTGAGCTACGACGGAAGCCCAATTTTAAGTGTAACTAAACCatagtggtaacccactccagtattcttgcctgggaaatcccatggacaaaagagtctggcagactgcagtccatagagtggcaaaagagttggttacgacttagtgactaaacaacaataccaccccttacatttttctttcccattaataattttttaataactaaACTATTTTCTGCTTCAAGGCAGGAATTACCCATGAATACACTCCAAAATCTGTTAAGGGCTATGTATCTAAACACTCAAGCACCATAGAAGAGATGCAATGAAGAGAACTGTAGGCTAGCATTGTAAGCCTGCTATGTTCAAGCAGTATCTGTAATGTATTATCCAAAACAAGTCACAGCTTCATTGGGTCTCATtttcctcttcaagaaaatgaaaaaaaatacctGCTCTATTTACTTCACAAAGAATAAGGCTGGTGGAGGGGGAGAATTACAGGCTCTATAATCATCAATCAACACAAATGTAAGGACGTTATTTACTTTATCATTGTTAGTCATAGTTATCATGACTAAAATAagcctatgttttttttttaaaaccaaactcAATGCACAACAAATTAAATGAATCAGCGTTGTACATCATTTATTCATCAATAAGGTAACTTTTGTATTATAAGACTAATGAAAGCTATGTGTTTAACAATAGGGTTGTTAATTTTATAGTATATTAATTCATTCTCAAGGTGAAAAGATAAATACTCTGCTAGATAATTGCCttc
This genomic window from Bubalus bubalis isolate 160015118507 breed Murrah chromosome 16, NDDB_SH_1, whole genome shotgun sequence contains:
- the LOC102390640 gene encoding LOW QUALITY PROTEIN: adenosine kinase-like (The sequence of the model RefSeq protein was modified relative to this genomic sequence to represent the inferred CDS: substituted 2 bases at 2 genomic stop codons), which encodes MMAISENILFGMGNPLLDITAVVDKDFLDKYSLKPNDQILAEEKHKELFDELVKKLKVEYHSGGSTQNSIKVAQWMIQQPHKAATFFGCIGIDKFGEILKKKAAEAHVDAHYYEQHKQPTGTCAACITGGNSXLVASLAAANCYQKEKHLDMEKNWILVDKARVYYIAGFFLTVSPESVLKVAHHASENNRIFTLNLSAPFISQFYKESLIKVMPFVDILFGNEVEAATFARXQGFETEDIKEIARKTQALPKVNSKRQRIVIFTQGREDTILATESEVTAFAVLDQDQKEIVDTNGAGDAFVGGFLSQLVSDKPLTECIRAGHAAASVVIRRTGCTFPEKPDFH